A stretch of the Mycobacterium sp. ITM-2016-00317 genome encodes the following:
- a CDS encoding YggS family pyridoxal phosphate-dependent enzyme, which translates to MTREDDLGRALRALQDRVARAAEAAGRDSDEIELLPVTKFFPATDVVALHRLGCSAFGESRDQEATAKIEEVGELVGGAPLRWHMVGRIQRNKARSVAQWAYAAHSVDSPKVIAALDRAAAEALDEDRRPAPLRVYLQVSLDGDETRGGVDVAASGRVDDLCGAIDAAPGLEFVGLMAIPPLNSDASEAFARLEQEIDRVQRGYQQRLGLSAGMSGDLETAIRHGSTCVRVGTALLGSRPLTSPEVVTPVTSSSQTPNLPNFPESSPHEGSSQ; encoded by the coding sequence GTGACGCGCGAGGACGACCTCGGCCGCGCGCTGCGGGCGCTGCAGGACCGGGTCGCGCGGGCCGCCGAGGCCGCGGGCCGCGACAGCGACGAGATCGAACTGCTGCCGGTGACCAAGTTCTTCCCGGCCACCGACGTGGTCGCGCTGCACCGGCTGGGGTGCTCGGCGTTCGGGGAGTCCCGCGACCAGGAGGCGACCGCCAAGATCGAGGAGGTCGGCGAACTCGTCGGGGGAGCGCCGCTGCGTTGGCACATGGTGGGGCGGATCCAGCGCAACAAGGCGCGGTCGGTGGCCCAGTGGGCGTACGCGGCGCACTCGGTGGACAGCCCCAAGGTGATCGCGGCGCTGGACCGGGCCGCCGCCGAGGCGCTGGACGAGGACCGGCGGCCCGCGCCGCTGCGGGTGTACCTGCAGGTGAGTCTGGACGGAGACGAGACCAGGGGTGGGGTCGACGTCGCCGCGTCGGGCCGGGTCGACGACCTGTGCGGCGCGATCGATGCCGCACCCGGTCTGGAGTTCGTCGGACTGATGGCGATCCCGCCGCTGAACTCCGATGCCAGCGAAGCGTTCGCCCGGCTGGAGCAGGAGATTGACCGGGTGCAACGCGGTTATCAGCAACGTCTCGGGCTGTCCGCCGGCATGTCCGGCGATCTCGAAACGGCGATCCGACACGGATCTACTTGTGTGCGTGTCGGTACCGCGCTCCTGGGATCGCGACCGCTAACGTCACCGGAAGTAGTCACACCAGTCACATCGTCATCACAGACACCAAACTTGCCGAACTTTCCTGAGTCTTCTCCGCACGAAGGGTCCTCACAATGA
- the pgeF gene encoding peptidoglycan editing factor PgeF — MTFRVRRVTTTRAGGVSKPPFATFNLGDHVGDAPAAVAANRRRLATTLGLGDGIVWMNQVHSADVAVVDRGGETVDATDGLVTTTPGLGLAVVTADCVPVLMADARAGVVAAVHAGRVGAAAGIVARALRTMTDLGATVGDVSVLLGPAVSGRNYEVPEQMAAEVERALPGSRTTTQRGTAGLDLRAGIVAQLRALGVRSIDVDPRCTVEDTKLFSHRRDAPTGRMASVIWLEPAP, encoded by the coding sequence GTGACATTCCGGGTCAGACGCGTGACCACCACCCGCGCGGGTGGTGTCTCCAAGCCGCCGTTCGCGACCTTCAACCTCGGCGACCACGTCGGTGACGCCCCGGCGGCGGTGGCGGCCAACCGGCGCCGGCTCGCCACGACGCTCGGTCTCGGCGACGGCATCGTGTGGATGAACCAGGTGCACAGCGCCGACGTCGCCGTGGTCGACCGCGGCGGTGAGACGGTCGACGCCACCGACGGCCTGGTGACCACCACCCCGGGATTGGGTCTGGCGGTGGTGACCGCGGACTGCGTGCCGGTGCTGATGGCAGACGCCCGCGCCGGGGTCGTGGCCGCGGTGCACGCAGGCCGGGTGGGCGCCGCCGCGGGCATCGTCGCGCGGGCGCTGCGGACCATGACGGACCTCGGAGCCACCGTCGGCGACGTGTCGGTGCTGCTCGGTCCCGCCGTCAGCGGCCGCAACTACGAGGTGCCCGAGCAGATGGCCGCCGAGGTGGAGCGTGCGCTGCCGGGTAGCCGCACCACGACGCAGCGCGGCACGGCGGGGCTGGATCTGCGGGCCGGCATCGTGGCGCAGCTGCGCGCGCTCGGCGTACGGTCGATCGACGTGGACCCCCGGTGCACGGTCGAGGACACCAAGCTGTTCAGTCACCGTCGCGACGCGCCGACCGGGCGGATGGCCTCGGTGATCTGGCTGGAGCCTGCGCCGTGA
- a CDS encoding cell division protein SepF → MSTLHKVKAYFGMAPLDDYEDDYYEDDDRAAGRGYRRPREDRFEDESYVRGYDGPADERRREYDEPAPYRGGFDDARFEPRLRGPREFDRTPPRLGAMRGSTRGALAMDPRGMAELFEAGSPMAKITTLRPKDYSEARTIGERFRDGTPVIMDLVSMDNADAKRLVDFAAGLAFALRGSFDKVATKVFLLSPADVDVTAEQRRRIAEAGFYAYQ, encoded by the coding sequence ATGAGCACACTGCACAAAGTCAAGGCCTACTTCGGTATGGCGCCGCTGGACGACTACGAGGACGACTACTACGAGGACGACGACCGCGCCGCCGGACGCGGCTACCGGCGTCCCCGCGAGGACCGCTTCGAGGACGAGAGCTACGTGCGTGGCTATGACGGACCGGCCGACGAGCGGCGTCGTGAGTACGACGAGCCGGCTCCCTACCGGGGCGGCTTCGACGACGCCCGCTTCGAGCCGCGGTTGCGCGGCCCGCGCGAATTCGACCGCACCCCACCGCGTCTCGGTGCGATGCGGGGTTCGACGCGCGGCGCACTGGCAATGGACCCGCGGGGGATGGCCGAGCTGTTCGAGGCGGGCAGCCCGATGGCGAAGATCACCACGCTGCGCCCCAAGGACTACAGCGAGGCCCGCACCATCGGCGAGCGCTTCCGCGACGGCACCCCGGTGATCATGGACCTGGTCTCGATGGACAACGCCGACGCCAAGCGCCTGGTCGACTTCGCGGCCGGATTGGCATTCGCGCTGCGCGGCTCGTTCGACAAGGTGGCCACCAAGGTCTTCCTGCTCTCCCCGGCCGACGTCGACGTGACCGCCGAGCAGCGCAGGCGCATCGCCGAGGCGGGCTTCTACGCCTACCAGTAA
- a CDS encoding TIGR01777 family oxidoreductase, with product MGIEYDCVVGHPRDEVWRWHARPGAMRRLVPPWQPMSVVSEASSLADGVAVLGLPGGLRWVARHDPSAYVEGTRFADELASQGPASWPPRVIGRWRHTHSFTDVGSGTRVHDRVDARVPAAALRATFVYRQRQLTDDLAAHRRAEVAGAAPLTVAITGASGLVGSALSAFLSTGGHRVIRLVRGHATGEDERRWDPLDPAPGLLTGVDAVVHLAGASIAGRFTEAHRAAIRNSRIEPTRLLARAAVSAPDGPRTFVSASAIGFYGADRGDTQLTEDSGRGDGFLADVVADWEAATDPAAEAGLRVVKVRTGIVQAAAGGTLALLRPLFTAGLGGRLGSGRQWLSWIGLDDLVEAYHRVLYDESFSGPVNAVGPEPVRNAEYTRELARVLHRPAMVPVPALGPRLLLGAEGARELAHASQRVVPSKLLAAGHPFRHLDVGDALAHQLGRE from the coding sequence ATGGGCATCGAGTACGACTGCGTGGTCGGCCACCCCCGCGACGAGGTCTGGCGGTGGCACGCCCGTCCCGGCGCGATGCGCAGGCTGGTCCCGCCCTGGCAGCCGATGTCGGTGGTGTCCGAGGCGTCGTCCCTGGCCGACGGGGTGGCGGTGCTCGGCCTGCCGGGCGGATTGCGCTGGGTGGCCCGCCATGACCCGTCGGCGTACGTGGAGGGGACCCGATTCGCCGACGAGCTCGCGTCGCAGGGGCCCGCTTCGTGGCCGCCTCGGGTGATCGGTCGCTGGCGGCACACCCATTCGTTCACTGATGTAGGCAGCGGCACTCGGGTGCACGACCGCGTCGATGCCCGGGTGCCCGCCGCGGCCTTGCGGGCCACGTTCGTCTACCGGCAGCGCCAGCTCACCGACGATCTCGCCGCCCACCGCAGGGCCGAGGTGGCCGGCGCCGCGCCGCTGACGGTGGCGATCACCGGGGCCTCGGGCCTGGTCGGCTCGGCGCTGTCGGCGTTCCTGAGCACCGGCGGTCACCGGGTGATCCGGCTGGTCCGCGGCCACGCGACGGGTGAGGACGAACGCCGCTGGGATCCGCTCGATCCGGCACCCGGGCTGCTCACCGGCGTCGACGCCGTCGTGCACCTGGCCGGAGCCTCGATCGCGGGACGCTTCACCGAGGCGCACCGCGCGGCGATCCGGAACAGCCGCATCGAACCGACCCGGTTGTTGGCGCGGGCCGCGGTGTCGGCGCCGGACGGGCCCCGGACGTTCGTCAGCGCCTCGGCGATCGGCTTCTACGGCGCGGACCGCGGGGACACCCAGCTCACCGAGGACAGCGGGCGTGGTGACGGCTTCCTGGCCGACGTGGTCGCCGACTGGGAGGCGGCCACCGACCCCGCCGCCGAGGCAGGGCTGCGGGTGGTCAAGGTCCGCACCGGCATCGTGCAGGCCGCCGCGGGAGGCACGCTGGCACTGTTACGCCCGTTGTTCACGGCCGGCCTGGGTGGGCGGCTGGGCAGCGGCAGGCAGTGGTTGTCCTGGATCGGTCTGGACGATCTGGTGGAGGCGTATCACCGCGTGCTCTACGACGAGAGCTTCAGCGGGCCGGTGAACGCGGTCGGGCCGGAGCCGGTCCGCAACGCCGAGTACACCCGGGAGCTGGCCCGGGTACTGCATCGGCCCGCAATGGTGCCGGTTCCGGCGCTGGGCCCGCGGCTCCTCCTGGGCGCCGAGGGGGCCCGCGAGCTGGCCCACGCGAGCCAGCGGGTGGTGCCGTCAAAGCTACTGGCCGCCGGGCACCCGTTCCGTCACCTCGATGTCGGCGACGCGCTGGCCCATCAACTCGGACGCGAGTGA
- the ftsZ gene encoding cell division protein FtsZ, with translation MTPPHNYLAVIKVVGIGGGGVNAVNRMIEQGLKGVEFIAINTDAQALLMSDADVKLDVGRDSTRGLGAGADPEVGRKAAEDAKDDIEELLRGADMVFVTAGEGGGTGTGGAPVVASIARKLGALTVGVVTRPFSFEGKRRSNQAADGIASLRESCDTLIVIPNDRLLQMGDAAVSLMDAFRSADEVLLNGVQGITDLITTPGLINVDFADVKGVMSSAGTALMGIGSARGDGRALKAAEIAINSPLLEASMEGALGVLLSVAGGSDLGLFEINEAASLVQEAAHPEANIIFGTVIDDSLGDEVRVTVIAAGFDAAGPGRKPVTGETAAAAAAANQPIAPGKAGRVNSSIFDPADPASVPAGHTNGATVRIGGGDDGGISDDDVDVPPFMRH, from the coding sequence ATGACCCCCCCGCATAATTACCTCGCTGTGATCAAGGTGGTCGGCATCGGTGGCGGCGGCGTCAACGCCGTCAACCGGATGATCGAACAGGGTCTCAAGGGCGTCGAGTTCATTGCGATCAACACCGACGCGCAAGCGCTGTTGATGAGTGATGCCGACGTCAAGCTCGACGTCGGCCGCGATTCCACCCGCGGTCTCGGCGCGGGTGCGGACCCGGAAGTGGGCCGCAAGGCCGCCGAGGACGCCAAGGACGACATCGAGGAGCTGCTGCGCGGCGCCGACATGGTGTTCGTGACCGCCGGTGAGGGTGGCGGCACCGGCACCGGCGGCGCGCCGGTGGTCGCGTCGATCGCCCGCAAGCTGGGCGCGCTGACCGTCGGTGTGGTGACGCGTCCGTTCTCGTTCGAGGGCAAGCGGCGCAGCAACCAGGCCGCCGACGGCATCGCGTCGCTGCGCGAGAGCTGCGACACGCTGATCGTCATCCCCAACGACCGGCTGCTGCAGATGGGTGACGCCGCGGTGTCGCTGATGGACGCGTTCCGCAGCGCCGACGAGGTGCTGCTCAACGGCGTGCAGGGCATCACGGACCTGATCACCACGCCGGGCCTGATCAACGTGGACTTCGCCGACGTCAAGGGCGTCATGAGCTCCGCGGGCACCGCGCTGATGGGCATCGGCTCGGCGCGCGGCGACGGCCGGGCGCTCAAGGCCGCCGAGATCGCGATCAACTCCCCGCTGCTGGAGGCGTCGATGGAGGGCGCCCTGGGCGTGCTGCTGTCGGTGGCCGGCGGCAGCGACCTGGGCCTGTTCGAGATCAACGAGGCCGCGTCGCTGGTGCAGGAAGCGGCCCACCCCGAGGCCAACATCATCTTCGGCACCGTCATCGACGACTCGCTCGGCGACGAGGTGCGCGTCACGGTCATCGCCGCGGGCTTCGACGCCGCGGGACCCGGACGCAAGCCGGTCACCGGTGAGACGGCCGCCGCCGCGGCGGCGGCGAACCAGCCGATCGCGCCGGGCAAGGCCGGCCGGGTGAACTCGTCGATCTTCGACCCGGCCGATCCGGCGAGTGTGCCTGCCGGGCACACCAACGGCGCGACGGTGCGGATCGGCGGCGGTGACGACGGTGGCATCTCCGACGACGACGTCGACGTGCCGCCGTTCATGCGCCACTGA
- a CDS encoding glutamine amidotransferase-related protein, producing the protein MASKVLFLINEHMATEALLGDAFAAEGFDVDTFEVVPAERADDPAGDVTFPDPAGYDVIVPLGASWPVYDEALRRTWVGTEMQLLRDAADAGIALLGVCFGGQLLAQTFGGSVARSPRPEIGWYDVLSDRPEIVPGGPWFQWHFDRWTLPPGATEIARTPNASQGFVLGRALALQFHPEVDADLVKTWLAADRDGDVIAAGLDHDQLLTRTTDLAEETRPRIQALVRGFLTHVAGHSRPS; encoded by the coding sequence GTGGCATCCAAGGTTCTGTTTCTGATCAACGAGCACATGGCGACCGAGGCGTTGCTGGGCGACGCGTTCGCCGCGGAGGGATTCGACGTCGACACGTTCGAGGTGGTGCCGGCCGAACGCGCCGACGACCCCGCGGGCGACGTGACCTTCCCCGACCCGGCCGGTTACGACGTGATCGTCCCGCTCGGCGCGAGCTGGCCGGTGTACGACGAGGCGCTGCGCCGCACCTGGGTGGGCACCGAGATGCAGTTGCTCCGGGACGCGGCCGACGCCGGAATCGCCTTGCTGGGAGTGTGTTTCGGTGGACAACTACTGGCGCAGACGTTCGGCGGGTCGGTGGCGCGCTCCCCGCGGCCGGAGATCGGCTGGTACGACGTGCTCAGCGACCGGCCCGAGATCGTCCCCGGCGGGCCGTGGTTCCAGTGGCACTTCGACCGCTGGACGCTGCCGCCCGGCGCGACCGAGATCGCGCGCACGCCGAACGCGTCACAGGGGTTCGTGCTGGGCCGCGCGCTCGCACTGCAGTTCCATCCCGAGGTCGACGCCGACCTGGTCAAGACCTGGCTGGCTGCCGACCGCGACGGCGACGTCATTGCCGCCGGTCTGGATCACGACCAGTTACTCACCCGCACAACAGATCTGGCTGAGGAAACCAGGCCAAGGATCCAGGCGCTGGTGCGCGGCTTCCTGACCCACGTGGCCGGTCACTCGCGTCCGAGTTGA
- a CDS encoding DivIVA domain-containing protein translates to MPLTPADVHNVAFSKPPIGKRGYNEDEVDAFLDLVENELSRLIEENSDLRQRVAELDQELGQARAGEGASQPTQTLPVYEPEPEPAPAPTPEPAYEAPPAQAAAPVPEDQHLRAAKVLSLAQDTADRLTNSAKAESEKMLADARAQADAMVTEARQTAETTVTEARQRADAMLADAQSRSETQLRQAQEKADALQADAERKHSEIMGTINQQRTVLEARLEQLRTFEREYRTRLKTYLESQLEELGSRGSAAPVDTGAGNDGGLNQFNRGNN, encoded by the coding sequence ATGCCGCTCACTCCTGCCGACGTGCACAACGTGGCATTCAGCAAGCCACCCATTGGTAAGCGCGGCTACAACGAGGACGAGGTCGACGCGTTCCTCGACCTCGTCGAGAACGAGCTGTCCCGCCTCATCGAGGAGAACAGTGACCTGCGTCAGCGGGTAGCCGAGCTGGACCAGGAACTGGGTCAGGCCCGTGCCGGCGAAGGCGCTTCCCAGCCGACCCAGACGCTGCCAGTCTACGAGCCGGAGCCCGAACCCGCACCGGCTCCGACGCCCGAGCCGGCCTACGAGGCCCCGCCCGCGCAGGCCGCGGCGCCGGTTCCCGAGGACCAGCATCTGCGGGCGGCCAAGGTGCTCAGCCTGGCCCAGGACACCGCGGACCGCCTGACCAACAGCGCCAAGGCCGAGTCGGAGAAGATGCTCGCCGACGCCCGCGCCCAGGCCGACGCGATGGTCACCGAGGCCCGCCAGACCGCCGAGACCACGGTGACGGAGGCGCGTCAGCGCGCCGACGCGATGCTCGCCGATGCGCAGAGCCGGTCGGAGACCCAGCTGCGCCAGGCCCAGGAGAAGGCCGACGCCCTGCAGGCCGACGCCGAGCGCAAGCATTCCGAGATCATGGGCACCATCAACCAGCAGCGCACGGTGCTCGAAGCGCGGCTCGAACAGCTGCGCACCTTCGAGCGCGAGTACCGCACCCGCCTCAAGACCTACCTGGAGTCTCAGCTCGAAGAGCTCGGCTCGCGTGGCTCGGCGGCCCCCGTGGACACCGGTGCCGGCAACGACGGTGGCCTGAACCAGTTCAACCGGGGCAACAACTAG
- the murC gene encoding UDP-N-acetylmuramate--L-alanine ligase, with the protein MTTHRHPGELPPELQRVHMVGIGGAGMSGIARILLDRGGLVSGSDAKDSRGVIALRARGAQIRIGHDPSALDMLPGGPTVVVTTHAAIPKTNPELVEAHRRGIPVILRPEVLAKLMAGHTTLMVTGTHGKTTTTSMLIVALQHCGFDPSFAVGGDLGEAGTNAHHGSGSCFVAEADESDGSLLEYRPDIVVVTNIEADHLDFFGSVQAYTQVFDDFAARIKPGGALVVCADDPGARALADRVSATGVRVLRYGSAGDLDATLVEWTQQGTGAVAEIRLADEGRVHTMRLSVPGRHMALNALGALLAAREAGADLDTVLDGLAGFEGVRRRFELVGTASGVRVFDDYAHHPTEVRATLTALRTVAEQAGAGRAIVVFQPHLYSRTEAFASEFGAALSTADAVVVLDVYAAREQPLAGISGATVADAVSAPVTYIPDFSAVAARVAEIVRPGDVVVTMGAGDVTLLGREILAEVDARA; encoded by the coding sequence ATGACCACGCACCGGCACCCGGGTGAGCTGCCTCCGGAGCTGCAGCGGGTGCACATGGTCGGCATCGGCGGCGCAGGGATGTCGGGCATCGCCCGCATCCTGCTCGACCGCGGCGGGCTGGTGTCGGGATCGGACGCCAAGGACTCGCGCGGGGTGATCGCGCTGCGGGCCAGGGGCGCGCAGATCCGCATCGGGCACGATCCGTCGGCGCTGGACATGCTGCCCGGCGGGCCGACCGTGGTGGTCACCACCCACGCGGCGATCCCGAAGACCAACCCCGAGCTGGTGGAGGCGCACCGGCGCGGCATCCCGGTGATCCTGCGGCCCGAGGTGCTGGCCAAGCTGATGGCCGGGCACACCACGCTGATGGTCACCGGCACGCACGGCAAGACCACCACCACCTCGATGCTGATCGTCGCGCTGCAGCACTGCGGGTTCGACCCGTCGTTCGCGGTCGGCGGTGATCTCGGCGAGGCCGGCACCAACGCCCACCACGGCAGCGGCTCCTGTTTCGTGGCCGAGGCCGACGAGAGTGACGGGTCGCTGCTCGAATACCGGCCGGACATCGTGGTCGTGACCAACATCGAGGCCGACCATCTCGACTTCTTCGGCAGTGTGCAGGCCTACACCCAGGTGTTCGACGACTTCGCGGCCCGCATCAAACCCGGTGGGGCGCTGGTGGTCTGCGCCGACGATCCGGGCGCCCGCGCGCTGGCCGACCGGGTGTCGGCCACCGGGGTGCGGGTACTGCGTTACGGCAGCGCAGGGGACCTCGACGCGACGCTGGTGGAGTGGACCCAGCAGGGGACCGGCGCGGTCGCCGAGATCCGGTTGGCCGACGAGGGCCGGGTGCACACGATGCGGCTGTCGGTCCCGGGTCGGCACATGGCGCTCAACGCGCTCGGTGCGCTGCTGGCAGCCAGGGAGGCGGGCGCGGACCTGGACACCGTGCTCGACGGGCTGGCCGGATTCGAAGGTGTGCGAAGGCGTTTCGAGCTGGTGGGCACCGCCAGCGGGGTGCGGGTCTTCGATGACTACGCCCACCACCCGACCGAGGTCCGGGCCACGCTGACCGCGTTGCGCACCGTCGCCGAACAGGCGGGCGCGGGGCGCGCCATCGTGGTGTTCCAGCCCCATCTGTATTCGCGCACCGAGGCTTTCGCGTCGGAGTTCGGCGCGGCGCTGAGCACCGCCGACGCGGTCGTGGTGCTCGACGTGTACGCGGCCAGGGAACAGCCGCTGGCCGGGATCAGCGGGGCCACCGTCGCGGACGCGGTGTCGGCCCCGGTCACCTACATCCCGGACTTCTCCGCGGTGGCCGCAAGGGTGGCCGAGATCGTCCGGCCCGGCGACGTGGTGGTCACGATGGGCGCCGGTGACGTGACCCTGTTGGGGCGGGAGATCCTGGCCGAGGTGGACGCCAGGGCATGA
- a CDS encoding phosphoribosyltransferase: MADRNRTFRDRRDAGQVLARDLARHRGEPDLLVLGLARGGVPVAWEVARELHAPLDVCLVRKLGVPQWPELAMGALTSGGMVLNDDLVRDLGIADSAVREAVDRETTELHRREQAYRGDRDPLMLQARTVILVDDGLATGASMTAAVRAARRSGARRVIVGVPVGPASVCRRLRTEADEVVCSTMPPDFRAVGQVFADFHQVSDDEVRDLLATPADGQESAHR, translated from the coding sequence ATGGCCGACAGGAACCGCACCTTCCGGGACCGCCGCGACGCGGGACAGGTCCTGGCGCGCGACCTCGCCCGGCATCGCGGCGAACCGGACCTGCTGGTGCTCGGCCTGGCCCGCGGCGGGGTGCCGGTGGCCTGGGAGGTCGCCCGCGAGCTGCACGCACCGCTGGACGTGTGCCTGGTGCGCAAGCTCGGGGTACCGCAGTGGCCCGAACTCGCGATGGGCGCGCTGACCAGTGGCGGGATGGTGCTCAACGACGACCTGGTGCGCGACCTCGGCATCGCCGACAGCGCGGTGCGCGAGGCGGTGGACCGCGAGACCACCGAACTGCACCGCCGCGAACAGGCCTACCGCGGCGATCGTGATCCGCTGATGCTGCAGGCCCGTACGGTGATCCTGGTCGACGACGGCCTCGCCACCGGGGCCAGCATGACCGCGGCCGTCCGCGCCGCGCGGCGGTCGGGGGCGCGGCGGGTGATCGTCGGGGTACCGGTCGGGCCGGCATCGGTCTGCCGGCGGCTGCGCACCGAGGCCGACGAGGTGGTGTGTTCGACGATGCCGCCCGATTTCCGCGCGGTCGGCCAGGTGTTCGCCGACTTCCACCAGGTCAGTGACGACGAGGTGCGCGACCTGCTCGCCACCCCGGCCGACGGGCAGGAGTCGGCCCACCGCTGA
- a CDS encoding YggT family protein yields the protein MALFFEILGFALFVFWLLLIARVVVEFIRSFSRDWHPRGATVVILEIIMSLTDPPVKLLRRLIPQLTIGAVRFDLSIMVLLLLAFIGMQLAFGAAV from the coding sequence TTGGCGCTCTTCTTCGAGATCCTGGGTTTCGCGCTGTTCGTTTTCTGGCTCCTGCTGATCGCCCGGGTCGTGGTCGAGTTCATCCGCTCGTTCAGCCGGGACTGGCATCCGCGCGGGGCCACGGTGGTGATCCTGGAGATCATCATGTCGCTGACCGACCCGCCGGTGAAGCTGCTGCGACGGCTGATTCCGCAGCTCACGATCGGTGCGGTGCGCTTCGACCTGTCGATCATGGTGCTGCTCCTGCTCGCGTTCATCGGCATGCAGCTCGCGTTCGGGGCGGCGGTCTGA
- a CDS encoding FtsQ-type POTRA domain-containing protein: MTEPTEDGPATPPTDAAAETEDAAEDFEGPRRQARREREERRAAQARATAIEQARREAKRRAMGTPAPETRTLGRGTVRGLKVLMWTVLAAVLVVGLGLLLYFTPIMSVRNVVVVGVGAVTQDEVVAAAGVTSGTPLLQVDTDTVAERVAGIRRIASARVQRQYPSTLRITIVERVPVVLRDYPDGVHLFDRDGVDFAVAPPPPGIPYLDAENPGPNDPATMAALQVMTSLRPDVAAQVGRVSAPSVAAITLTLVDGRTVVWGTTDRTEEKALKLAALLTQPGQVYDVSSPDLPTVK; the protein is encoded by the coding sequence ATGACCGAGCCGACCGAGGACGGCCCCGCGACTCCACCGACCGACGCTGCGGCCGAGACCGAGGACGCCGCAGAGGATTTCGAGGGCCCACGGCGCCAGGCCCGGCGCGAGCGCGAGGAGCGCCGCGCCGCGCAGGCCAGGGCGACCGCGATCGAGCAGGCCCGCAGGGAGGCCAAGCGACGGGCGATGGGCACCCCGGCGCCGGAGACCCGGACACTCGGGCGGGGCACGGTCCGCGGGCTCAAGGTGCTGATGTGGACCGTGCTGGCCGCGGTCCTGGTGGTCGGGCTGGGTCTGCTGCTGTACTTCACGCCGATCATGTCGGTGCGCAACGTCGTGGTCGTCGGAGTGGGGGCGGTGACCCAGGACGAGGTGGTGGCCGCGGCCGGCGTCACGTCGGGCACCCCGCTGCTTCAGGTCGACACCGACACCGTCGCCGAACGGGTCGCCGGTATCCGCCGGATCGCGTCGGCCCGCGTGCAGCGGCAGTACCCGTCGACGCTGCGGATCACCATCGTCGAACGGGTCCCGGTGGTGCTCAGGGACTATCCCGACGGCGTGCACCTGTTCGACCGGGACGGGGTCGATTTCGCCGTCGCGCCGCCGCCGCCGGGCATCCCGTACCTGGACGCCGAGAACCCCGGGCCCAACGATCCGGCGACGATGGCCGCGCTGCAGGTGATGACCTCGCTGCGGCCCGACGTGGCCGCCCAGGTCGGGCGGGTGTCGGCGCCGTCGGTGGCGGCGATCACGCTGACGCTGGTCGACGGCCGCACCGTGGTGTGGGGGACCACCGACCGCACCGAGGAGAAGGCGCTCAAGCTGGCTGCGCTGCTGACCCAGCCCGGGCAGGTCTACGACGTCTCCAGCCCGGATCTGCCGACGGTCAAGTAG